A genome region from Chryseobacterium sp. G0186 includes the following:
- the rseP gene encoding RIP metalloprotease RseP, whose amino-acid sequence MEIAIKLFQFILSISILVVLHELGHFLPAIWFKTRAEKFFLFFDPYFSIFSMKKINGKWKYKFFSQNLPDTEVTEVNGKKEEVPIDISKLPDTDWRKYPEQTKYGIGWLPFGGYVKIAGMVDESMDTAQMKKPAESWEFRSKPAWQRLIIMLGGVTVNFFLAWLIFSALVGKNGETIFEADKITTPLHYTEAAKKMGFQDGDKILKVDGKVQKDFKKLALDVLLSDEITVSRNGKEVTFPTNDDGKVMAFHDPEPRSFLTPRMTPIVDTIVTKSTIDAGLKVGDKILAINGTPISYYDELKPLVIPNAGKTIEFKVSRNNQVEDLKIPVSKEGTIGILSFKEIEKYMVHSDYGFFGSIKRGFTLTIESLTYQIKQFKLIFNKKVQGYKKVGGPIAIVKNMPVDKDATGNVSINWGAFWGFTAMFSVWLAFLNLIPIPGLDGGHVLFTLYEMIVGKPVPQKVLENAQMVGVIFLLGLMLLIFGSDIVKWLTGSL is encoded by the coding sequence ATGGAAATAGCAATCAAACTCTTCCAGTTCATTCTGAGTATCTCTATACTTGTAGTTCTTCATGAGCTTGGGCACTTCTTACCGGCCATATGGTTTAAAACAAGAGCTGAAAAATTCTTCCTGTTTTTCGATCCTTATTTCTCAATCTTCTCAATGAAGAAAATCAACGGAAAATGGAAGTATAAATTCTTCTCCCAAAACCTGCCTGATACTGAAGTGACAGAGGTAAACGGGAAAAAGGAAGAAGTTCCTATCGATATATCAAAACTTCCTGACACTGACTGGAGAAAATATCCTGAGCAGACCAAGTACGGAATTGGATGGCTTCCTTTCGGAGGGTATGTAAAAATTGCCGGAATGGTTGATGAAAGCATGGATACAGCTCAGATGAAAAAACCGGCTGAGTCGTGGGAATTCAGATCTAAACCGGCTTGGCAGAGATTAATCATCATGTTGGGTGGTGTTACGGTAAACTTTTTCCTTGCATGGTTAATCTTCTCCGCGCTGGTTGGGAAGAATGGAGAGACCATCTTTGAAGCAGATAAAATTACAACTCCACTTCATTATACGGAAGCTGCCAAGAAAATGGGCTTTCAGGATGGAGACAAAATATTAAAAGTTGACGGAAAGGTTCAAAAGGACTTCAAGAAACTGGCATTAGATGTTTTATTAAGCGACGAAATTACCGTTTCAAGAAATGGAAAAGAAGTTACATTCCCTACCAATGATGATGGTAAAGTTATGGCTTTCCATGATCCGGAACCAAGATCATTCTTAACACCAAGAATGACTCCAATTGTTGATACTATTGTTACAAAATCAACCATTGATGCAGGATTAAAGGTTGGAGATAAAATACTTGCCATCAACGGAACTCCAATCAGCTATTATGATGAATTGAAGCCTTTGGTTATTCCTAATGCCGGAAAAACGATAGAGTTCAAGGTATCAAGAAACAACCAGGTTGAAGATCTAAAAATCCCAGTTTCCAAGGAAGGAACCATCGGAATTCTTTCTTTTAAGGAAATTGAAAAATATATGGTTCATAGTGACTATGGTTTCTTTGGTTCCATCAAAAGAGGGTTTACCCTTACTATTGAGAGTTTAACTTACCAGATTAAACAATTCAAATTAATTTTCAACAAAAAAGTTCAAGGTTATAAAAAAGTAGGTGGCCCTATTGCCATTGTGAAAAACATGCCTGTAGATAAAGATGCAACAGGAAACGTTTCCATCAACTGGGGAGCTTTCTGGGGCTTTACAGCGATGTTCTCCGTATGGCTGGCATTCCTGAACCTTATTCCTATCCCGGGACTTGATGGTGGGCACGTTTTATTTACATTGTATGAAATGATTGTAGGAAAGCCTGTTCCTCAAAAAGTATTGGAAAATGCCCAAATGGTTGGTGTAATTTTCTTATTAGGGTTAATGTTACTGATCTTCGGAAGCGACATAGTGAAGTGGCTTACAGGTTCTTTATAA
- a CDS encoding thioredoxin family protein codes for MSQKFQEIINSERPVLISFFATWCQPCKVQSSVLNSVKENIGETARIIKVDVDQYAAIASQYGVRSVPTLALFKNGELLWKESGVHDVNTLTQLLQQYA; via the coding sequence ATGTCACAAAAATTTCAGGAAATCATCAATTCCGAAAGACCTGTATTAATTTCTTTTTTTGCAACGTGGTGCCAGCCCTGCAAAGTACAGTCTTCGGTTTTAAATAGTGTAAAAGAAAACATTGGCGAAACTGCCAGAATCATAAAGGTAGATGTAGACCAATATGCTGCCATTGCAAGTCAATATGGAGTACGAAGCGTTCCTACCTTGGCTCTTTTCAAAAATGGAGAGCTTCTATGGAAGGAAAGCGGTGTACATGATGTGAATACATTAACCCAACTTCTGCAGCAATATGCTTAA
- a CDS encoding rhodanese-like domain-containing protein — MNIKLFGSVLAIILTLNSCKTTPKTAASKANIKEVVTSSDVTLIDVRIPEQYAAGTAKNAINIPLAEIQNNIETLKGKTVVVFCNKGVQADQAMEILKKNGVEAYDGTTWKNVKAIQNEADKK; from the coding sequence ATGAATATTAAACTTTTCGGATCTGTTTTAGCTATAATTCTTACGCTAAACTCCTGTAAAACAACACCTAAAACGGCGGCTTCCAAAGCTAACATCAAAGAGGTGGTAACCAGTTCGGATGTAACATTGATTGATGTAAGAATTCCGGAACAGTACGCTGCAGGAACAGCAAAGAATGCTATTAATATTCCCCTGGCAGAAATTCAGAACAACATAGAAACCCTTAAAGGCAAAACGGTTGTTGTTTTCTGTAATAAAGGAGTACAGGCAGATCAGGCTATGGAAATTTTAAAGAAAAACGGAGTGGAAGCTTATGATGGAACCACCTGGAAAAATGTAAAGGCCATCCAGAATGAAGCTGATAAAAAATAA
- a CDS encoding nitrilase family protein translates to MKIVGLNLDIVWKNKAENFKIIENELQNLDADLFILPEMFSTGFCMDAAEVSDRDEESLEFLKKISREKNTAFCGSAPVEENGDFYNRMYFVKPDGEVTFYNKRHLFSFSGEDKVYTPGKDRVIVEYKGIRFLLQVCYDLRFPVFARNNDDYDAILYVANWPEKRVGAWEHLLKARAIENLSFVFGLNRIGTDGNNLLYQESSHCFFADGKEIAQKQGNIVTADLDMNELKDFREHFQFLNDRDHFSIQ, encoded by the coding sequence ATGAAGATTGTAGGGCTCAATTTGGATATAGTCTGGAAAAATAAAGCTGAAAATTTTAAAATCATAGAGAATGAACTTCAAAACCTTGATGCAGACCTGTTTATTCTTCCCGAAATGTTCTCAACGGGGTTTTGCATGGATGCAGCAGAAGTTTCTGACAGGGATGAAGAATCATTGGAGTTTTTGAAAAAAATATCAAGAGAAAAAAATACAGCATTCTGTGGAAGTGCACCGGTTGAAGAGAATGGTGATTTTTACAATAGAATGTATTTTGTAAAACCTGACGGCGAGGTTACCTTTTACAATAAAAGACATTTATTTTCCTTTTCAGGAGAGGATAAGGTGTATACTCCGGGAAAGGATAGGGTAATTGTTGAATATAAAGGGATAAGATTTTTGCTTCAGGTCTGCTATGATCTCCGTTTTCCTGTGTTTGCGAGGAATAATGACGACTATGATGCTATTCTGTATGTTGCAAACTGGCCTGAAAAAAGGGTAGGAGCCTGGGAACATCTTTTAAAGGCAAGAGCCATTGAAAATTTATCTTTTGTATTTGGATTAAACAGAATAGGAACAGATGGAAATAATCTGTTGTATCAGGAGAGTTCTCACTGCTTTTTTGCAGATGGAAAAGAGATTGCCCAAAAACAGGGAAATATCGTAACGGCAGATTTGGATATGAATGAATTGAAAGATTTTAGGGAACACTTCCAGTTCTTAAATGACAGGGATCATTTCTCTATTCAATAA
- a CDS encoding MBL fold metallo-hydrolase, with protein MKIEQIYTGCLAQGAYYIVSENEAVIIDPLREVKPYLDRLEKDNVTLKYIFETHFHADFVSGHLDLSNKTGAPIVYGPTAAPEFEAIIAEDNQIFEIGKIKIKVLHTPGHTMESSTYLLIDENGTETAIFTGDTLFLGDVGRPDLAQKATSLTQEDLAGILYDSLQNKIMPLDDSITVYPAHGAGSACGKNMQKETVDILGNQKKTNYALNQPDKASFVKEVLDGLTAPPKYFGMNVALNKGGYESLDVVMDKGLNPVSPEDFEALAEETGALILDTRGAADFHKGFVPNSINIGLKGDFAPWVGTLIVDVKHPLLLITDEGTEEEVIIRLSRVGFDNVVGYLNGGFEAWKNAGKEIDEVKRISPMEFAEQFTTDATVIDVRKLTEYSAEHIDNAYNRPLDSISDWARNLDSSKHFFLHCAGGYRSMIAASILNSHGIRNFTEIEGGFNGIKKTEKFPTTDFVCQSKTS; from the coding sequence ATGAAAATTGAACAAATATATACGGGCTGTCTGGCTCAGGGTGCCTATTATATTGTATCAGAAAATGAAGCAGTCATTATTGATCCACTTAGAGAAGTAAAACCTTATCTGGATCGTCTGGAAAAAGATAATGTCACTTTAAAATATATTTTTGAAACTCACTTCCATGCAGATTTTGTTTCAGGACATCTGGACCTAAGCAATAAAACCGGTGCTCCTATTGTATACGGACCCACTGCAGCTCCTGAATTTGAGGCTATCATTGCGGAAGACAACCAGATTTTTGAGATTGGAAAAATAAAAATTAAAGTATTGCACACTCCAGGTCATACCATGGAGAGCAGTACTTATCTATTAATTGATGAAAATGGTACAGAAACTGCCATTTTTACGGGAGATACCCTATTTTTAGGAGATGTCGGAAGACCGGATCTTGCTCAAAAGGCAACCAGTCTTACTCAGGAAGACCTTGCAGGAATTCTTTATGACAGTCTTCAGAACAAAATTATGCCATTGGATGACAGCATCACTGTTTATCCTGCTCACGGTGCAGGTTCTGCTTGTGGAAAAAATATGCAAAAGGAAACTGTTGATATTTTAGGAAACCAGAAAAAAACAAACTACGCACTTAATCAACCGGATAAGGCATCTTTCGTTAAGGAAGTCCTTGATGGGCTTACTGCTCCTCCTAAATACTTCGGAATGAATGTAGCCCTAAACAAAGGAGGTTACGAAAGTCTGGATGTCGTTATGGACAAAGGATTAAACCCGGTTTCTCCTGAAGACTTTGAAGCATTGGCTGAGGAAACGGGAGCCTTAATTCTGGATACAAGAGGTGCTGCAGATTTTCATAAAGGATTTGTTCCAAACTCCATTAATATTGGATTAAAAGGTGATTTTGCCCCTTGGGTAGGAACCTTAATCGTAGATGTAAAGCATCCTTTATTATTGATAACGGATGAGGGTACTGAGGAGGAAGTCATTATCAGATTAAGCAGAGTAGGTTTTGATAATGTTGTAGGATACCTGAACGGAGGTTTTGAAGCCTGGAAAAATGCAGGTAAGGAAATTGATGAAGTAAAAAGAATTTCACCAATGGAGTTTGCAGAGCAGTTTACAACAGACGCTACCGTAATTGATGTAAGAAAGCTAACTGAATATTCTGCAGAGCATATTGACAATGCCTATAACAGACCTTTGGATTCAATAAGCGATTGGGCCCGTAATCTTGACAGCTCTAAGCATTTTTTCCTTCACTGTGCCGGAGGATACAGAAGCATGATTGCGGCCAGCATCCTTAATTCCCACGGAATCAGAAACTTTACTGAAATAGAAGGAGGTTTTAACGGCATCAAAAAAACGGAAAAATTTCCTACAACAGACTTTGTTTGCCAATCCAAAACGTCATAA
- a CDS encoding DUF6646 family protein — protein sequence MKKLVFMMMIFFFSATANAQAWTGKGDQKVQLGLSAWGYGTGITGTYDYGLNKLLSVGAGINGYFGNYKNNDKDNRVFVFGRLNFHLQEALNLPSKWDIYPGIDLGVVGKDVGIGAHIGARYFFTEKIGVFAEVGNNGSLGVSFNL from the coding sequence ATGAAGAAATTGGTTTTTATGATGATGATATTCTTTTTCAGTGCTACCGCTAATGCTCAGGCATGGACAGGAAAAGGAGATCAAAAAGTTCAACTCGGTTTAAGTGCCTGGGGATATGGGACCGGAATAACGGGAACCTACGATTATGGACTTAATAAGCTTTTATCAGTAGGGGCAGGTATTAATGGTTACTTTGGTAATTATAAGAACAATGACAAGGATAACCGTGTATTTGTTTTTGGGAGACTAAACTTCCACCTGCAAGAAGCTTTAAACCTACCCTCAAAATGGGATATTTACCCGGGTATTGACCTTGGCGTAGTTGGAAAAGACGTTGGAATAGGAGCTCACATTGGCGCACGCTACTTCTTTACAGAGAAAATAGGTGTTTTTGCAGAGGTGGGTAACAACGGAAGTCTTGGAGTTTCCTTCAATTTATAA